From the genome of Scytonema hofmannii PCC 7110, one region includes:
- a CDS encoding SMI1/KNR4 family protein: MKAFDWEIFLKQESQKIIADYKEKKSKGKGGDWSFIELASETIESEWLGYPGATEEQIVAAETRLGIILPPSYRMFLTVTNGWPALPGPQKLYSTEEINWFCAENQDWIDEWTTALKLLPPITDEQYFVYEKNYFWNQPIRTEYMQTSLQISDEEDASVVLLNPQVTHNYEWEAWLLISGRASILRCRSFQELIQTMGMVNPWL, encoded by the coding sequence ATGAAAGCATTTGACTGGGAAATCTTCCTGAAACAAGAGAGCCAAAAAATTATTGCGGATTATAAAGAAAAGAAAAGTAAGGGTAAGGGTGGAGATTGGAGTTTTATAGAACTTGCTTCTGAAACTATTGAATCTGAATGGTTAGGTTATCCAGGCGCAACAGAAGAGCAAATTGTTGCTGCTGAGACTCGTTTAGGTATAATTTTGCCACCTTCATATCGAATGTTTTTGACAGTTACGAATGGTTGGCCTGCGCTACCTGGACCTCAGAAGTTGTATTCCACAGAGGAAATTAATTGGTTCTGTGCAGAAAATCAGGATTGGATTGATGAATGGACAACTGCACTAAAACTTCTTCCACCTATCACTGATGAACAATATTTTGTTTATGAAAAAAATTATTTTTGGAACCAACCTATACGCACAGAGTATATGCAAACCTCCCTACAAATTAGTGATGAAGAGGATGCTAGTGTTGTTTTACTAAATCCTCAAGTTACCCATAATTATGAGTGGGAGGCATGGCTTTTAATCAGTGGTCGTGCTAGTATTTTGCGATGCCGTTCTTTTCAAGAACTAATTCAAACAATGGGAATGGTAAATCCCTGGTTATGA
- a CDS encoding DUF416 family protein encodes MNLYFFDMDSLEQELKQLSPLHRVAFAASICERMLPNYNAFSRMENWGNPLVPRKALNEIWQALQRKSADEVQLLQLAEDCVREDICPDSDDFFDSYYLFEAQEALFAIHATLHAYLNPTSLQFILQVVKGVRFNTIELFIRARDESFNASQYKDKKAQLDAITNHPLAVREMTKENEDLQRLKEMKILDCNFLEWLCTSFDNGGKSIIDAS; translated from the coding sequence ATGAACTTGTATTTTTTTGACATGGACTCTTTAGAACAAGAACTAAAACAACTCTCTCCTCTTCACAGAGTGGCTTTTGCAGCTTCTATTTGCGAGAGAATGCTTCCCAATTACAACGCCTTTTCGCGAATGGAGAATTGGGGTAACCCTCTTGTACCAAGAAAGGCACTAAACGAGATTTGGCAAGCCTTACAAAGAAAATCAGCGGATGAAGTCCAACTTCTTCAATTAGCCGAAGATTGTGTTCGCGAAGATATCTGTCCAGACTCAGATGATTTTTTTGATTCTTACTATCTTTTTGAAGCTCAAGAGGCTCTTTTCGCAATCCATGCTACTTTACACGCTTATCTAAATCCAACTTCTTTACAATTTATTCTTCAAGTTGTTAAAGGCGTTAGATTTAACACTATTGAGCTATTTATCCGTGCTAGAGATGAGTCTTTCAATGCCAGCCAGTATAAAGATAAAAAAGCTCAACTAGACGCTATTACCAATCATCCACTAGCAGTTCGAGAAATGACAAAAGAAAATGAGGATTTGCAACGATTGAAAGAAATGAAAATCTTGGATTGTAACTTTTTGGAGTGGCTTTGTACTTCGTTTGATAACGGCGGAAAAAGTATAATCGACGCGAGTTAA
- a CDS encoding putative Ig domain-containing protein, which produces MSPFYNLWSFLLSQATLLFARPRRVDAQSSALRWVPASDQIGEHTVAVQLTDALGGYTTQEFTLQVTGINAPPTIVSNPVTRAAKNQPYTYTVVATDPENDTLTFNLGKTPTGMTIDDNGAIQWTPQGTQVGDHSVEVFVTDALGATSTQTYTIVVSETAINNAPVITSTPVFKASVGSAYNYQVVATDPDAGDTLVYQLLSKPDGINIEINPNTGLLTWNNPIAGSYQIVVGAVDTHGEGAAQGFTLTARANNTPVIQSHPVLSATPGSTYAYDVRTTDVDGDKLSYSKDTASLNKGITLDNLGRLRWTPNTSNVGSHHVVLTVSDGNGGVQQQEYDLSVTSDTIAPLVRLIANYDLVNLGETVIFQARATDNMKVAGLKLLINDTPFVLDGNGMARFTPTTALTIRAVAVATDTAGNIGQATFDVAAIDTSDVNAPVVSLNLGTYAGSLVTAPIDIKGSLSDDGQLDYYKLLVAPVAGGEFKEILFVDHPNAIADGVLGKFDPSLLQNDSYILRLEVADNGGNISYSEEVVDVAGDLKLGNFRLSFTDLSIPVTGIPITLTRTYDTLTSGMTDDFGYGWRMEFRDTDLRTSLRSPSEEDQLIGYQSAFKDGTRVYITLPGGKREAFTFKPTVDPLFGLASAIAKNPDAVVYRPKFVGDQGVTSTLTVKDTRILHKAGSNEYVGLNGGVPYNPADVNFGSIYVLTTKEGIVYEIDAQTGDLLTVTDTNSNKLTYSDAGIVSSTGKQITFERDALGRIASVFDPMGYLIRYEYDANGDLASVIDRENKVVRDEFPFSTTTSGGTARFNNNQVSVRYVPDAESRRQAGLISAFYGDLNVNLIPDTPRGRFLVVGIPQLRMQSGYFTRDGIFRGFTPIGR; this is translated from the coding sequence TTGTCACCCTTTTACAACCTTTGGTCTTTTCTTTTAAGCCAAGCGACTTTGCTCTTTGCTCGTCCCCGCAGGGTTGATGCACAATCGTCCGCGTTGCGTTGGGTTCCCGCATCGGACCAAATCGGAGAACACACCGTCGCCGTGCAACTGACAGATGCGTTGGGTGGGTATACGACTCAAGAATTTACTCTACAAGTGACTGGCATTAACGCTCCACCCACAATTGTCTCAAATCCCGTCACAAGAGCCGCGAAAAATCAACCCTATACCTACACTGTTGTTGCTACCGATCCAGAGAACGATACACTCACCTTCAATTTGGGCAAAACGCCAACTGGCATGACCATTGACGACAACGGCGCGATTCAATGGACACCCCAAGGTACGCAAGTCGGTGACCACTCAGTCGAAGTGTTCGTGACCGATGCTCTTGGTGCTACCTCCACCCAAACCTATACAATAGTTGTGAGTGAAACGGCTATCAACAATGCTCCCGTTATCACTTCAACTCCTGTCTTCAAGGCGTCGGTTGGTAGTGCTTATAACTACCAAGTGGTGGCAACTGACCCGGATGCAGGCGATACTCTAGTCTACCAACTGCTGTCTAAACCCGACGGCATCAATATCGAAATTAACCCGAATACAGGATTGCTAACTTGGAACAACCCCATTGCTGGTAGCTATCAGATTGTAGTTGGTGCGGTGGATACTCATGGAGAGGGTGCCGCACAAGGGTTTACGCTGACGGCACGGGCAAATAATACTCCAGTTATCCAGTCTCACCCAGTCCTGAGTGCAACTCCTGGTAGTACTTATGCTTACGATGTTAGGACAACTGACGTTGATGGCGATAAGTTGAGTTATTCCAAGGACACTGCATCTCTCAATAAAGGTATCACCCTGGATAATTTGGGACGCTTGCGGTGGACGCCGAACACCAGCAATGTTGGTTCTCACCATGTTGTTCTCACAGTGAGCGATGGCAATGGCGGTGTTCAACAGCAGGAGTATGACTTGTCAGTAACATCTGATACAATAGCACCCCTCGTGAGGCTGATTGCTAATTACGACCTAGTAAACCTTGGGGAAACTGTCATCTTTCAAGCACGAGCAACAGACAATATGAAAGTGGCCGGGCTAAAACTGCTGATTAATGATACACCTTTTGTGCTCGATGGCAACGGCATGGCACGGTTTACACCTACTACTGCTCTGACAATTAGAGCAGTAGCTGTTGCAACTGATACAGCAGGCAATATTGGACAAGCAACTTTTGATGTTGCGGCGATCGATACTAGCGATGTCAATGCTCCTGTTGTCAGCCTCAACTTAGGAACTTATGCAGGTAGTTTGGTGACTGCACCGATAGATATCAAAGGCAGTCTCTCTGATGACGGTCAGTTAGATTACTACAAACTACTGGTTGCGCCTGTTGCTGGTGGGGAGTTCAAGGAAATCCTGTTTGTCGATCATCCAAATGCAATAGCTGATGGTGTTCTGGGTAAGTTCGACCCATCTTTGCTGCAAAACGATTCCTACATTTTGCGATTAGAAGTTGCAGACAATGGCGGTAATATTTCCTACTCTGAGGAAGTTGTGGATGTTGCGGGTGATTTAAAGCTAGGTAACTTCCGGTTGTCGTTTACTGATTTATCAATTCCTGTCACTGGCATCCCCATCACCCTGACACGTACTTATGACACCCTCACTAGTGGTATGACTGATGACTTTGGCTACGGCTGGCGGATGGAGTTTAGAGATACCGACCTGCGGACTTCGTTGAGATCTCCAAGTGAAGAAGACCAACTGATTGGGTATCAAAGCGCATTCAAAGATGGGACTCGTGTATACATTACCTTGCCAGGAGGTAAGCGAGAAGCGTTTACATTCAAACCGACTGTTGACCCGTTATTTGGGTTAGCATCTGCGATCGCAAAAAATCCGGATGCGGTTGTTTATCGTCCCAAGTTTGTTGGCGATCAAGGTGTCACCAGTACTTTAACAGTGAAAGATACCCGGATTCTTCATAAGGCTGGTAGCAATGAGTACGTTGGCTTAAATGGTGGTGTGCCTTATAATCCTGCGGATGTCAACTTTGGTAGCATTTACGTCCTGACAACAAAGGAAGGGATTGTCTATGAAATCGATGCACAAACTGGTGATTTGCTGACAGTCACTGACACTAACTCAAATAAACTGACTTATAGCGATGCGGGAATTGTCAGTTCAACCGGAAAGCAGATTACTTTTGAGCGCGATGCACTTGGGAGAATTGCGTCAGTTTTTGACCCGATGGGGTATCTTATTCGCTATGAGTACGATGCGAATGGTGATTTAGCGAGTGTGATTGACCGGGAAAATAAAGTAGTCCGTGATGAGTTTCCATTTAGTACAACTACAAGTGGAGGGACAGCTCGGTTTAATAACAATCAAGTATCTGTTAGATATGTACCTGATGCTGAGTCTAGAAGACAAGCGGGATTAATATCGGCTTTTTATGGAGATCTAAATGTCAATCTTATACCCGATACACCGCGAGGACGATTTCTTGTAGTAGGAATCCCACAACTCAGAATGCAGTCTGGCTACTTCACACGAGATGGAATTTTTAGAGGATTTACTCCTATTGGTAGGTAA